The Sandaracinaceae bacterium DNA segment CCAGCGACTGCCGCACCTCGCTGTCGATCGACTCGCGCAGCTCCGCCGCCGCGCGCGCCTTCGCCACCAGGTCGACCACCAGACGCAGGCGCTCGACCACGTCGAGCTCGAGGAGGACGTCGATGCGCCCCTCGCCCGCCGCGTCGATCATCACCGCGAGGCGATCGGCGAAGCGGCTCGGGTCCTTCTCGCCGTCGAGCAGCGCCTTGAAGGCGCGGTCGCCCATGTTCATCTCGAGCAGCCGGTCGCGGAGCGAGCGCGCCAGCGCCTCGGCCTCCGGCGCGTCCGCGTCGAGCTCGGCCAGCGGCTCGGCGTGGACACGGAGGTACGGCTCCTCGCCCTCGAGCGAGACGAGCCGGCAGCGCTCGATGCCCTCGACGAGCACGAGCACGCCGCGGTTGCCGCGCTCGGACTTCTGCTTGACCCGGACGCGCACGCCGACCGAGTGCAGGTCGTCGAGGCGCGGGTCCTTCTCGGACGGATCCCGCTGCACGCCGACGACGAAGGTCCCGCCGACCGGCACCGCGTCGGCGAGCGCGCGGCTGCGACGCCGCCCGATGGGGAGGCTGACGAACGCTCCCGGAAGCACCATTCCACTGCGGAGGGGCAAGAGCGGCAGCGGTCGCTCGAAGTTTTCGACGCTCATGATCGAGCTGTCCTTTCCAAGGCCGGGATGACGACCCTTTGCGTGAGTGATGAATGGAATCTAAAATCATTCATCGCTCAGTCAACGACTGGACGTCGCCCTCCGAGGCCTTATGAATGAGCCCGACCGCCGCCTGCTGATCCTCGAAGCCGCTGGACGATTGTTCCGTCATTACGGGCCTTTCAAGACCACCGTGGCCGACATCGCGAGGGAGGCACGGGTCGGCGTGGGCACGGTCTACCTCGAGTTTCGCACCAAGGACTCCATTCTGGGTGCGCTCTCGAGCCGCCGCCACGACGACGTGCTCCAGGCCATCGAGCGCGCCTGGGGAGACGGCCAGCCCGCGGCCGAGCGGCTCGCCGCCGCGCTCACCGCGCGGGTCGACGCGTTCTTCGCCAACGCCGAGGGCCCTCACGGGGCGGACCTGTTCGGCTGCGCCTGCCCGGGCGTGGAGGACGCGCACCGCAGCTTCGCCCAGCGCGAGCGGGACCTCTTCACGGGCTTCCTCCGCGCGGCGGCCGAGCGCGGCGAGCTGCGCGCCCCGGAGCCCGCGCGCGACGCCCACACCCTGCTGCTCGCCTACCGCGCCTTCGCGCCGCCCGCGATCTTCCAGAGCCCCCGCGCCCAGG contains these protein-coding regions:
- a CDS encoding helix-turn-helix domain-containing protein, with amino-acid sequence MNEPDRRLLILEAAGRLFRHYGPFKTTVADIAREARVGVGTVYLEFRTKDSILGALSSRRHDDVLQAIERAWGDGQPAAERLAAALTARVDAFFANAEGPHGADLFGCACPGVEDAHRSFAQRERDLFTGFLRAAAERGELRAPEPARDAHTLLLAYRAFAPPAIFQSPRAQVAEELERLHRLVLDGLRP